In a single window of the Serratia quinivorans genome:
- the rcsB_1 gene encoding Capsular synthesis regulator component B, whose translation MNNLNVIIADDHPIVLFGIRKSLEQIEWVNVVGEFEDSTALINNLSKLDANVLITDLSMPGDKYGDGITLIKYIKRHYPQLSIIVLTMNNNPAILSAVLDLDIEGIVLKQGAPTDLPKALAALQKGKKFTPESVSKLLERISASGYGDKRLSPKESEVLRLFAEGFLVTEIAKKLNRSIKTISSQKKSAMMKLGVENDIALLNYLSSVSMAPLDKE comes from the coding sequence ATGAATAACCTGAACGTAATTATTGCTGATGACCATCCTATCGTACTGTTTGGCATCCGGAAGTCACTTGAGCAAATTGAATGGGTGAATGTCGTTGGGGAGTTTGAAGACTCAACAGCACTGATCAACAATCTGTCCAAACTGGATGCAAACGTCCTGATCACCGACCTTTCGATGCCGGGTGATAAGTATGGCGACGGCATTACGCTGATCAAATACATCAAACGCCATTATCCGCAGTTGTCGATCATCGTTCTGACCATGAACAACAACCCGGCCATTCTCAGCGCCGTGTTGGATCTGGATATCGAAGGCATAGTACTGAAACAGGGTGCGCCAACCGACCTGCCGAAAGCGCTGGCCGCATTGCAAAAAGGCAAGAAGTTCACGCCGGAAAGCGTTTCCAAACTGTTGGAGAGGATCAGCGCCAGTGGTTACGGTGACAAGCGTCTGTCACCAAAAGAGAGCGAAGTACTGCGCCTGTTCGCCGAAGGTTTCCTGGTGACCGAGATCGCCAAGAAGCTCAATCGCAGCATCAAAACCATCAGTAGCCAGAAGAAATCGGCGATGATGAAGTTGGGTGTTGAGAACGATATTGCGCTGCTCAACTACCTCTCTTCCGTCAGCATGGCACCGCTGGACAAAGAATAA
- the gyrA gene encoding DNA gyrase subunit A codes for MSDLAREITPVNIEDELKNSYLDYAMSVIVGRALPDVRDGLKPVHRRVLFAMSVLGNDWNKPYKKSARVVGDVIGKYHPHGDSAVYDTIVRMAQPFSLRYMLVDGQGNFGSVDGDSAAAMRYTEVRMSKIAHELLADLEKETVDFVPNYDGTEQIPAVMPTKIPNLLVNGASGIAVGMATNIPPHNLSEVINGCLAYIDDENISIEGLMEYIPGPDFPTAAIINGRRGIEEAYRTGRGKIYLRARAEVEADAKTGRETIIVHEIPYQVNKARLIEKIAELVKEKRVEGISALRDESDKDGMRIVVEIKRDAVGEVVLNNLYSLTQLQVTFGINMVALHQGQPKLLNLKDILQAFVRHRREVVTRRTIFELRKARDRAHILEALAIALANIDPIIEMIRRAPTPAEAKAALVAQAWDLGNVAAMLERAGDDAARPEWLEPEFGIRDGKYHLTEQQAQAILDLRLQKLTGLEHEKLLDEYKELLTAIAALIFILENPDRLMEVIREELVAIKEQYNDGRRTEITANTSDINIEDLINQEDVVVTLSHQGYVKYQPLTDYEAQRRGGKGKSAARIKEEDFIDRLLVANTHDTILCFSSRGRLYWMKVYQLPEASRGARGRPIVNLLPLEANERITAILPVREYEEGRHVFMATASGTVKKTALTDFSRPRSAGIIAVNLNEGDELIGVDLTDGSNEVMLFSANGKVVRFPETQVRSMGRTATGVRGINLGEGDSVISLIVPRGEGDILTVTQNGYGKRTAVTEYPTKSRATQGVISIKVSERNGQVVGAVQVDTTDQIMMITDAGTLVRTRVSEVSVVGRNTQGVTLIRTAEDENVVGLQRVAEPVEDEELDSLEPGAEVAEEDAAPLDEGDDSEAPDDAEEDNA; via the coding sequence ATGAGCGACCTTGCCAGAGAAATCACACCGGTAAACATCGAAGACGAGTTGAAAAACTCGTATCTGGACTACGCGATGTCCGTAATTGTCGGACGTGCGCTGCCAGATGTTCGTGATGGACTGAAGCCGGTGCACCGTCGCGTTTTGTTCGCGATGAGTGTATTGGGTAACGACTGGAATAAACCATACAAGAAATCGGCCCGTGTCGTTGGGGACGTAATCGGTAAATATCACCCACACGGTGACAGCGCGGTTTACGACACCATCGTGCGTATGGCCCAACCGTTTTCACTGCGCTATATGCTGGTGGACGGTCAGGGTAACTTCGGTTCTGTCGATGGCGACTCCGCCGCGGCGATGCGTTATACCGAAGTGCGCATGTCCAAAATTGCTCACGAACTGCTGGCGGATCTGGAAAAAGAAACCGTCGACTTCGTGCCTAACTACGATGGCACCGAGCAGATCCCGGCCGTCATGCCAACCAAGATCCCGAACCTGCTGGTAAACGGCGCGTCGGGCATCGCCGTGGGTATGGCCACCAACATTCCGCCGCATAACCTGTCAGAGGTTATCAACGGCTGCCTGGCCTATATCGATGATGAAAACATCAGCATCGAAGGCCTGATGGAATACATCCCGGGGCCGGACTTCCCGACTGCGGCGATCATCAATGGCCGTCGCGGCATTGAAGAGGCTTACCGCACCGGGCGCGGCAAAATCTACCTGCGCGCGCGCGCCGAAGTAGAAGCCGATGCCAAAACCGGTCGCGAAACCATCATTGTTCACGAGATCCCGTATCAGGTGAACAAGGCGCGTCTGATCGAGAAGATCGCCGAGCTGGTCAAAGAAAAACGCGTGGAAGGCATCAGCGCGCTGCGTGACGAGTCCGACAAAGACGGCATGCGCATCGTAGTTGAAATCAAACGCGACGCGGTCGGCGAAGTGGTGCTGAACAACCTGTATTCGCTGACGCAACTGCAGGTCACCTTCGGCATCAACATGGTGGCATTGCATCAGGGCCAGCCGAAACTGCTGAACCTGAAAGACATTCTGCAGGCGTTTGTTCGCCACCGCCGTGAAGTGGTGACCCGCCGTACCATCTTCGAACTGCGTAAAGCCCGCGATCGCGCCCATATCCTGGAAGCGCTGGCCATCGCACTGGCGAACATCGATCCGATTATCGAGATGATCCGCCGTGCGCCAACCCCTGCGGAAGCGAAAGCCGCGTTGGTTGCTCAAGCCTGGGATCTGGGTAATGTGGCAGCCATGCTGGAGCGCGCCGGTGACGACGCCGCTCGCCCTGAGTGGCTGGAGCCGGAGTTCGGCATCCGTGACGGTAAATACCATCTGACCGAGCAGCAGGCTCAGGCGATCCTGGATCTGCGCCTGCAGAAACTGACCGGCCTGGAGCATGAAAAGCTGCTGGACGAGTATAAAGAGCTGCTGACGGCGATTGCCGCGCTGATCTTTATTCTGGAAAACCCAGACCGTCTGATGGAAGTGATCCGCGAAGAGCTGGTGGCAATCAAAGAGCAGTACAACGATGGCCGCCGCACCGAGATCACCGCCAATACTTCAGATATCAATATCGAAGACCTGATCAACCAGGAAGACGTGGTCGTTACGCTGTCGCACCAGGGCTATGTGAAGTATCAGCCTCTGACCGACTATGAAGCGCAACGCCGCGGCGGTAAAGGCAAGTCAGCGGCGCGTATTAAAGAAGAAGACTTTATCGATCGTCTGTTGGTGGCCAACACCCACGACACGATCCTGTGCTTCTCCAGCCGTGGCCGTCTGTACTGGATGAAGGTGTATCAACTGCCTGAAGCCAGCCGTGGCGCGCGCGGTCGTCCAATCGTCAACCTGCTGCCGCTGGAAGCCAATGAGCGTATTACCGCCATTCTGCCGGTACGCGAGTATGAAGAAGGGCGTCACGTGTTTATGGCTACCGCCAGCGGCACCGTGAAGAAAACCGCATTGACCGATTTCAGCCGCCCGCGCAGCGCCGGCATCATCGCCGTTAACCTCAACGAGGGTGACGAGCTGATTGGTGTTGACCTGACCGACGGCAGCAATGAAGTCATGCTGTTCTCCGCCAATGGTAAAGTAGTGCGCTTCCCGGAAACGCAGGTGCGTTCTATGGGTCGTACTGCCACCGGCGTACGCGGTATCAACCTGGGCGAAGGCGACAGCGTTATTTCCCTGATTGTGCCACGCGGTGAAGGCGACATTCTGACCGTTACCCAGAATGGCTACGGTAAACGTACCGCAGTCACCGAATATCCGACCAAGTCACGCGCTACCCAAGGGGTTATCTCCATTAAGGTGAGCGAGCGTAATGGTCAGGTAGTGGGTGCGGTTCAGGTGGATACCACCGACCAGATCATGATGATTACCGATGCAGGCACGCTGGTGCGTACCCGCGTATCGGAAGTTAGCGTGGTGGGTCGTAATACCCAGGGTGTTACGCTGATCCGTACTGCGGAAGACGAGAACGTCGTCGGTCTGCAGCGTGTAGCCGAGCCGGTGGAAGACGAAGAGCTGGACAGCCTCGAACCGGGTGCGGAAGTTGCAGAAGAAGACGCTGCACCGCTGGACGAAGGCGATGATTCTGAAGCGCCAGACGACGCGGAAGAAGACAACGCCTAA
- the nrdA gene encoding Ribonucleoside-diphosphate reductase 1 subunit alpha: MNQSLLVTKRDGRKERINLDKIHRVIDWAAEGLNNVSVSQVELRSHIQFYDGIKTADIHETIIKAAADLISRDAPDYQYLAARLAIFHLRKKAYGQFEPPKLLAHVTRMVEMGKYDKHLLEDYTTEEFEQMDSFIDHWRDMNFSYAAVKQLEGKYLVQNRVSGEIYESAQFLYILVAACLFSNYPRDTRLDYVKRFYDAISTFKISLPTPIMSGVRTPTRQFSSCVLIECGDSLDSINATSSAIVKYVSQRAGIGINAGRIRALGSPIRGGEAFHTGCIPFYKHFQTAVKSCSQGGVRGGAATLFYPMWHLEVESLLVLKNNRGVEGNRVRHMDYGVQLNRLMYQRLIKGQDITLFSPSDVPGLYDAFFADQDEFERLYTQYEQDDSIRQKRVKAVELFSLMMQERASTGRIYIQNVDHCNTHSPFDPQIAPVRQSNLCLEIALPTKPLDDVNDENGEIALCTLSAFNLGAIESLDDLEELATLAVRALDALLDYQDYPIKAAHRGAMGRRTLGIGVINYAYYLAKNGVRYSDGSANALTHKTFEAIQYYLLKASNRLAQEQGACPWFNETTYSQGILPIDTYKKDLDVICQEPLHYDWETLRKEIKETGLRNSTLSALMPSETSSQISNATNGIEPPRGHISIKASKDGILRQVVPEYERLKNDYELLWEMPNNDGYLQLVGLMQKFIDQSISANTNYDPTRFPGGKVPMKQLLKDLLTTYKFGVKTLYYQNTRDGADDIQEDLLPAKGGDDDCESGACKI, encoded by the coding sequence ATGAACCAAAGTCTGCTTGTAACTAAACGCGATGGCCGTAAAGAGCGCATCAACCTCGACAAAATCCACCGTGTCATCGACTGGGCCGCGGAAGGGTTAAACAACGTCTCGGTTTCTCAAGTAGAGTTGCGTTCTCATATTCAGTTTTATGACGGCATCAAAACTGCTGATATTCATGAAACCATTATCAAAGCTGCAGCCGATCTGATCTCCCGCGACGCGCCGGACTACCAGTATCTGGCAGCACGCCTGGCCATCTTCCATCTGCGCAAAAAAGCTTACGGTCAATTCGAACCGCCGAAGCTGCTCGCTCACGTAACGCGCATGGTAGAAATGGGCAAGTACGATAAGCATCTGCTGGAAGACTACACCACTGAAGAGTTCGAGCAGATGGACTCCTTTATCGATCACTGGCGTGATATGAACTTCTCCTACGCAGCCGTTAAACAGCTGGAAGGGAAGTATCTGGTGCAGAACCGCGTTAGCGGCGAGATCTACGAGAGCGCTCAGTTCCTGTATATCCTGGTTGCCGCGTGCCTGTTCTCCAACTATCCGCGTGATACCCGTCTGGACTACGTTAAACGTTTCTACGACGCGATCTCCACCTTCAAGATTTCACTGCCTACGCCAATCATGTCCGGCGTGCGCACCCCAACCCGCCAGTTCAGCTCTTGTGTGCTGATCGAGTGCGGCGACAGCCTGGATTCAATTAACGCCACCTCCAGCGCCATTGTGAAATACGTTTCGCAACGTGCCGGTATCGGTATCAACGCCGGCCGCATCCGTGCGCTGGGCAGCCCGATCCGTGGCGGTGAAGCCTTCCATACCGGTTGTATCCCGTTCTACAAACATTTCCAGACCGCAGTGAAGTCCTGTTCCCAGGGCGGCGTGCGTGGCGGTGCGGCCACTCTGTTCTATCCAATGTGGCATCTGGAAGTTGAAAGCCTGCTGGTGTTGAAAAACAACCGCGGCGTTGAAGGTAACCGCGTACGTCACATGGACTACGGCGTGCAGTTGAACCGCCTGATGTACCAGCGCCTGATCAAGGGCCAGGACATCACCCTGTTCAGCCCTTCTGACGTCCCAGGCCTGTATGACGCGTTCTTCGCCGATCAGGACGAATTCGAACGTCTATACACCCAGTACGAACAAGACGACAGCATTCGCCAGAAACGTGTGAAAGCGGTTGAGCTGTTCTCACTGATGATGCAGGAACGCGCCTCTACCGGCCGTATCTACATCCAGAACGTTGACCACTGCAACACTCACAGCCCGTTTGATCCGCAGATCGCGCCGGTACGTCAGTCCAACCTGTGCCTGGAAATCGCCCTGCCGACCAAGCCACTCGATGACGTCAACGACGAAAACGGCGAAATCGCCCTGTGTACGCTGTCCGCCTTTAACCTCGGCGCCATCGAAAGCCTGGACGATCTGGAAGAGTTGGCTACCCTGGCGGTACGTGCATTGGATGCCCTGCTGGATTACCAGGACTACCCAATCAAAGCCGCTCATCGTGGCGCCATGGGCCGTCGCACCCTGGGTATCGGCGTGATCAACTACGCTTATTACCTGGCGAAGAACGGCGTACGCTACTCCGACGGCAGCGCTAATGCCCTGACCCACAAGACTTTCGAAGCCATTCAGTATTACCTGCTGAAAGCCTCGAACCGTCTGGCTCAGGAACAGGGTGCCTGCCCGTGGTTCAATGAAACCACTTATTCACAGGGTATTCTGCCGATCGACACCTACAAGAAAGATCTGGATGTCATCTGCCAGGAGCCTCTGCACTACGACTGGGAAACCCTGCGTAAAGAGATCAAGGAAACCGGTCTGCGCAACTCTACCCTGTCGGCGCTGATGCCTTCGGAAACCTCTTCGCAGATTTCCAATGCTACCAACGGCATTGAGCCACCACGTGGCCACATCAGTATCAAAGCGTCGAAAGACGGCATTCTGCGCCAGGTGGTGCCAGAGTATGAGCGTCTGAAAAACGACTACGAACTGCTGTGGGAAATGCCGAACAACGACGGCTACCTGCAACTGGTCGGTCTGATGCAGAAGTTTATCGACCAGTCGATCTCTGCCAACACCAACTATGACCCAACCCGTTTCCCGGGCGGCAAGGTGCCAATGAAGCAGTTGTTGAAAGACCTGCTCACCACCTACAAGTTTGGTGTCAAGACGCTGTACTATCAGAACACCCGCGACGGTGCCGATGATATTCAGGAAGATTTGCTGCCGGCAAAGGGCGGCGATGATGACTGCGAAAGCGGCGCCTGCAAGATCTAA
- the rcsC gene encoding Sensor kinase protein RcsC has product MLWSLGALLTTFYILNILHQKESDIRQDYNLNFDQAQGYIRHSADIMRDIKYMAENRLNGSVSSMDMFSGIFPGKNSPLEFVPLYPESSCSLNTTYRSSLNSLSGLIQYWKENFVAAYDLNRVFFIDGDTLCMAEFGGSGSGVANRADALKTLHERILKYRNAKNQDKDNNLYWISPSQQRPDVGYLYVLTPIYIGNKLEALLGIEQTIRLEDFVSAGSLPTGVTLLDENNQPILRLADDGRDANAPSSYPDEPAYFGYVDNYRDLIMKKALPPSSLSIVYSVPVKTVVERFRMLILNAVLLNMLSAIVLFSLAWLFERKMFLPAEDNAFRLEEHEQFNRKIVASAPVGICILRISDGTNILSNELAHNYINLLTHEDRDRITRIICEQQVNFVDVMTSNNNNLQISFVHSRYRNEDVAICVLVDVSARVKMEESLQEMAAAAEQASQSKSMFLATVSHELRTPLYGIIGNLDLLQTKALPQGVDRLVNAMNNSSGLLLKIISDILDFSKIESEQLKIEPREFSCLEVITHIAGNYLPLVVKKRLGLYCFIEQNVPERISGDPVRLQQVLSNLLNNAIKFTDTGCIILQVCTRGSYLEFSVRDTGVGIPEKEITRLFDPFFQVGSGVQRHFQGTGLGLAICEKLINMMDGDIAVESEPGLGSLFTIRIPLFNAQFPIPQPSDTWQGKTLWLAIRNQRLESYLMEILGGYGATVLRHQGQDTAAGDVMLSDHPLMINTPLLAQIQFSIEHIGPSQETRPGYWMHSTSTPRETLALLNRLFGTRDESGNTLMQLPLPAKANRVDNGDIHLLVVDDHPINRRLLSDQLGSLGYQVVTANDGVDALDVLNRNTVDIVLTDVNMPNMDGYRLTQRLRQLHFTAPVIGVTANALAEEKQRCIEAGMDNCLSKPVTLETLEQTLGYYSQQVRRMRAESEDA; this is encoded by the coding sequence ATGTTGTGGTCGTTGGGGGCGTTGCTCACCACCTTCTATATCCTGAATATCCTGCATCAGAAAGAGTCTGATATTCGGCAGGACTACAATCTGAACTTCGATCAGGCTCAGGGCTATATCCGCCATTCGGCCGATATCATGCGTGATATCAAATACATGGCGGAAAACCGTCTCAACGGTTCAGTCAGTAGCATGGACATGTTTAGCGGCATCTTTCCCGGCAAAAACAGTCCGCTGGAGTTTGTACCGCTGTACCCAGAGTCCAGTTGTTCACTTAACACCACCTACCGCAGCTCACTCAATTCTCTGAGTGGGTTGATCCAGTATTGGAAAGAGAACTTCGTTGCGGCCTACGATCTCAACCGGGTGTTTTTCATCGACGGCGATACGCTGTGCATGGCGGAGTTTGGCGGCAGCGGCAGCGGCGTAGCTAATCGAGCCGACGCGCTGAAAACTCTGCATGAGCGTATCCTTAAATACCGTAATGCCAAGAATCAGGACAAAGACAATAATCTGTACTGGATCAGCCCAAGCCAGCAACGGCCGGATGTCGGTTATCTGTATGTACTGACGCCAATTTATATTGGTAACAAGCTGGAGGCGTTGCTGGGTATTGAGCAAACCATTCGCCTGGAGGACTTTGTTTCCGCTGGCAGCTTGCCGACCGGCGTAACCCTGTTGGATGAGAATAACCAACCGATACTGCGGCTGGCCGATGATGGGCGAGATGCGAACGCTCCCAGCAGCTATCCGGACGAGCCGGCTTACTTCGGCTATGTAGATAATTACCGCGACCTGATCATGAAAAAAGCGCTGCCGCCGTCATCGCTCAGTATTGTTTATTCTGTACCGGTGAAGACGGTGGTTGAACGCTTCAGGATGCTAATCCTCAATGCGGTGCTGTTGAATATGTTGTCTGCCATTGTGTTGTTCAGCCTGGCCTGGCTGTTTGAGCGCAAAATGTTCCTGCCGGCAGAAGACAACGCCTTCCGGCTGGAGGAGCATGAACAGTTCAACCGCAAGATTGTCGCCTCGGCACCGGTGGGTATTTGTATTTTGCGTATCAGTGACGGCACCAACATTCTGAGTAATGAATTGGCGCATAACTACATCAACCTGCTGACCCACGAAGACCGTGACCGCATTACGCGCATCATCTGCGAACAGCAGGTGAACTTTGTGGATGTGATGACCAGTAATAACAACAACCTGCAAATCAGCTTTGTTCATTCCCGTTACCGTAACGAGGATGTGGCGATCTGTGTGCTGGTGGACGTCAGCGCCCGCGTGAAAATGGAAGAGTCGCTGCAGGAGATGGCGGCGGCGGCAGAGCAGGCCAGCCAATCCAAGTCGATGTTCCTGGCGACCGTCAGTCACGAATTACGTACGCCGCTGTACGGCATCATCGGTAACCTCGATTTGTTGCAAACCAAGGCGTTACCGCAGGGTGTTGACCGACTGGTCAATGCGATGAACAACTCGTCCGGGCTATTGCTGAAGATCATCAGCGACATACTGGATTTCTCCAAAATCGAATCCGAGCAACTGAAGATTGAACCGCGCGAGTTCTCCTGCCTGGAGGTGATCACCCACATCGCCGGCAACTATTTGCCGCTGGTGGTGAAGAAGCGGTTGGGGTTGTACTGCTTTATCGAACAGAACGTCCCGGAGCGCATTTCCGGCGATCCGGTACGGTTGCAGCAGGTGCTGTCCAACTTGTTGAACAACGCGATTAAGTTTACCGATACCGGCTGCATCATTCTGCAGGTGTGTACGCGCGGCAGCTATTTGGAGTTTAGCGTTCGTGATACCGGGGTCGGCATCCCGGAGAAAGAAATTACCCGCCTGTTTGATCCGTTCTTCCAGGTGGGTAGCGGCGTGCAACGCCATTTCCAGGGCACCGGGCTGGGGTTGGCGATATGCGAAAAACTGATCAACATGATGGATGGCGACATTGCCGTTGAGTCTGAGCCGGGATTAGGCAGCCTGTTCACCATCCGCATTCCGCTGTTTAACGCTCAGTTCCCGATCCCACAGCCCAGTGATACCTGGCAAGGTAAAACTCTGTGGCTGGCTATCCGCAACCAGCGGTTGGAAAGTTATCTGATGGAGATTCTTGGCGGCTATGGCGCGACGGTACTGCGTCATCAGGGGCAAGATACTGCGGCAGGGGATGTGATGCTCAGCGATCACCCGCTGATGATCAATACACCGCTGCTGGCGCAGATCCAGTTCTCTATTGAGCATATCGGCCCGTCGCAGGAAACCCGGCCGGGCTATTGGATGCACAGCACTTCGACGCCGCGTGAAACCCTGGCGCTGCTCAACCGCTTGTTTGGTACCCGTGATGAAAGCGGCAATACTTTGATGCAATTGCCGTTGCCGGCCAAGGCCAACAGGGTAGACAACGGGGATATTCATTTGCTGGTGGTGGATGACCACCCGATTAACCGCCGGTTGCTGTCCGACCAGCTTGGCTCACTGGGTTATCAGGTAGTGACTGCCAATGATGGGGTTGATGCGCTCGACGTGTTGAATCGCAATACTGTCGACATCGTGCTGACCGACGTCAACATGCCTAATATGGATGGCTACCGTTTGACCCAGCGCCTGCGCCAGTTGCACTTTACCGCTCCGGTAATCGGCGTGACGGCGAATGCCCTGGCGGAAGAAAAACAGCGCTGTATTGAGGCCGGGATGGATAACTGCCTGTCTAAGCCGGTGACCCTGGAAACGCTGGAACAGACATTAGGGTATTACAGCCAACAGGTTCGCCGCATGCGCGCTGAGTCTGAAGATGCCTGA
- the ubiG gene encoding 3-demethylubiquinone-9 3-methyltransferase — protein sequence MNAESSSQAQNVDHHEIAKFEAVASRWWDLEGEFKPLHRINPLRLNYILQRAGGIFDKTVLDVGCGGGILAESMAREGAQVTGLDMGAEPLQVARLHALESGVNVAYIQETVESHAQANPQRYDVVTCMEMLEHVPDPASVVRACAHLVKPGGHVFFSTINRNTKAWLMAVVGAEYILKMVPQGTHDHKKFIRPSELIGWVDGTPLREKHMIGLHYNPITDHFKLGRNVDVNYMVHTQHEG from the coding sequence ATGAATGCAGAATCATCCAGTCAAGCGCAAAACGTAGACCATCATGAAATCGCCAAGTTCGAGGCCGTGGCCTCACGCTGGTGGGATTTGGAAGGTGAATTCAAGCCGCTGCACCGTATCAACCCGCTGCGTCTGAACTACATCCTGCAGCGTGCCGGCGGCATTTTTGACAAAACCGTCCTCGACGTGGGCTGCGGCGGCGGCATTTTGGCGGAAAGCATGGCGCGCGAAGGCGCACAGGTCACCGGGCTGGACATGGGCGCCGAGCCGCTGCAGGTTGCCCGGTTGCACGCGCTGGAAAGCGGCGTGAATGTGGCTTACATCCAGGAAACGGTAGAAAGCCATGCACAGGCCAACCCGCAGCGCTATGACGTAGTGACCTGCATGGAAATGCTGGAGCACGTTCCCGACCCGGCCTCGGTGGTACGCGCCTGCGCTCACCTGGTCAAACCGGGTGGCCACGTGTTTTTCTCCACCATTAACCGCAATACCAAAGCCTGGTTGATGGCAGTGGTCGGTGCGGAATATATTCTGAAGATGGTGCCACAGGGCACCCATGACCATAAGAAGTTCATCCGCCCTTCTGAACTGATCGGTTGGGTTGACGGCACGCCACTGCGCGAAAAGCATATGATCGGCCTGCATTACAACCCAATCACCGACCATTTCAAGCTTGGCCGCAACGTTGATGTGAACTATATGGTACATACTCAGCACGAAGGCTGA